One window of Phycisphaeraceae bacterium genomic DNA carries:
- a CDS encoding NTP transferase domain-containing protein: MKGVILAGGTGSRLAPLTLVTNKHLLPVYDQPMVHYPIKCLLNAGIDEVLIVTGGEHAGDFLRLLKNGKQLGIRHLEYAYQEGSGGIADALKLAQDFADGQPICVVLGDNIIEKNIRVAANNYREQKHGAKILLKRVPDPHRFGVVRLENNRIAEILEKPKNPPSDLAVTGIYFYDQTVFDICATLKPSGRGELEITDVNNAYLKAGTLTHEVLEGWWTDAGTFQSLFRASKFVAEGGANHV; this comes from the coding sequence ATGAAAGGCGTCATCCTCGCCGGCGGCACGGGCTCGCGCCTCGCCCCGCTCACGCTCGTCACCAATAAGCATCTGCTTCCTGTCTACGACCAGCCGATGGTCCACTACCCCATCAAGTGCTTGCTGAACGCGGGAATCGACGAAGTCCTGATCGTCACCGGAGGCGAACACGCGGGGGATTTCCTCCGCCTGCTCAAAAATGGCAAACAGCTCGGCATCCGCCATCTCGAGTACGCCTATCAGGAAGGCAGCGGCGGCATCGCCGATGCGCTCAAACTCGCGCAGGATTTTGCGGATGGCCAGCCCATCTGCGTGGTGCTTGGCGACAACATCATCGAGAAGAACATCCGCGTTGCCGCCAACAACTACCGCGAGCAGAAGCACGGCGCCAAGATTCTGCTGAAGAGAGTGCCCGATCCCCACCGCTTCGGCGTTGTTCGTCTCGAGAACAACCGCATCGCCGAAATCCTTGAGAAGCCGAAGAACCCGCCCAGCGATCTCGCGGTCACCGGAATTTACTTCTACGACCAGACCGTCTTCGATATCTGCGCCACGCTCAAACCGTCCGGCCGCGGCGAACTCGAAATCACCGATGTCAACAACGCCTACCTGAAGGCCGGTACTCTGACGCACGAAGTCCTTGAAGGTTGGTGGACCGACGCCGGCACGTTCCAGAGTCTCTTCCGTGCCTCCAAGTTCGTTGCCGAAGGCGGCGCCAATCACGTTTGA
- a CDS encoding dTDP-4-dehydrorhamnose 3,5-epimerase family protein has protein sequence MPAISPIQIFTGSASEAFAAAKQKNEPLLLPLNLFADDRGWSIMNQLQGVMSSEGQLNVSLQYPGIIKAWHRHQKQTDFWICVRGQIKVGVHRDDDRAWMAIIGEHRPALVIIPPPLWHGAATVGNEPASLLYYVSHAYDASKPDEERRAFDSPSWFPWTVQPR, from the coding sequence ATGCCAGCAATCTCCCCCATTCAGATCTTCACCGGCTCCGCTTCCGAAGCCTTCGCTGCGGCGAAACAGAAAAACGAGCCTCTGCTCCTGCCCCTGAATCTCTTCGCCGATGATCGTGGCTGGTCGATCATGAACCAGTTGCAGGGCGTGATGTCCTCTGAAGGACAACTCAACGTCTCGCTCCAGTATCCGGGCATCATCAAGGCGTGGCACCGCCATCAGAAGCAGACGGATTTTTGGATCTGTGTGCGAGGCCAAATCAAGGTTGGTGTGCATCGCGACGACGATCGCGCCTGGATGGCCATCATCGGTGAGCATCGGCCCGCGCTCGTCATCATCCCTCCACCGCTCTGGCACGGCGCCGCGACCGTCGGCAATGAGCCTGCGAGCCTTCTCTACTACGTCTCCCACGCCTACGACGCTTCCAAGCCCGATGAAGAACGCCGCGCGTTCGATTCGCCTTCCTGGTTCCCGTGGACCGTCCAGCCGCGATGA
- the rfbD gene encoding dTDP-4-dehydrorhamnose reductase codes for MSALTEKPIVLLGADGMLGRAFAGLLQAKGRPFEALTLPQIDFTRPDSIRAAFSPRMSAVINCAAYTDVDGAESNSDLAEQINGRAVGELARLCKAHATPLIHFSTDYVFDGNNTLPYSTDAPRHPVNKYGQSKAHGEELIEQSGCEHLIIRTSWLYAPWGKNFVRTIAAAARTKPELRVVNDQRGRPTSAQLLARSALSLLDRGRRATWHITDSGECTRFDFASAIVRLTGAHCNVIACTSAEFPRQAKRPAYSVLDIAKAEQELGPFPAWQSNLSEVIACLEP; via the coding sequence ATGAGCGCGCTCACAGAAAAACCAATCGTGCTCCTGGGCGCCGACGGCATGCTCGGTCGCGCCTTCGCCGGATTGCTCCAAGCAAAAGGCCGCCCATTCGAAGCGCTCACGCTTCCACAAATCGATTTCACGCGTCCCGATTCCATTCGCGCCGCTTTCTCGCCGCGCATGTCCGCGGTGATCAACTGCGCCGCCTACACCGACGTAGACGGCGCCGAATCGAATTCGGATCTCGCTGAACAGATCAACGGCCGCGCCGTCGGAGAACTCGCTCGCCTCTGCAAGGCGCATGCGACTCCGCTTATTCATTTCAGCACCGACTATGTCTTCGATGGAAACAACACCTTGCCATACTCGACCGATGCTCCGCGCCACCCGGTCAACAAGTACGGCCAGAGCAAGGCGCACGGAGAAGAGCTCATCGAGCAATCCGGCTGCGAACACCTCATCATCCGTACGAGCTGGCTCTACGCGCCTTGGGGCAAGAACTTCGTCCGCACCATCGCCGCCGCGGCACGCACCAAACCCGAGCTCAGAGTCGTCAACGACCAGCGCGGCCGCCCCACCAGCGCACAACTCCTTGCGCGCTCTGCACTCTCGCTGCTCGACCGAGGCCGCCGCGCCACGTGGCACATCACCGACTCCGGCGAGTGCACTCGGTTCGATTTCGCGTCGGCAATCGTCCGCCTCACCGGCGCGCATTGCAACGTGATCGCCTGCACATCCGCCGAATTCCCAAGACAGGCGAAGCGCCCCGCCTACAGCGTGCTCGATATCGCAAAGGCCGAACAAGAACTCGGCCCCTTTCCCGCGTGGCAATCAAATCTCTCCGAAGTCATCGCGTGCTTAGAACCATGA
- the rfbB gene encoding dTDP-glucose 4,6-dehydratase: MFSRILVTGGSGFIGSNFVRHVLAARPQTHITNLDALTYSGNAENLRDLEGNPRYSFVHADICDTETIRPFVAKADAIVHFAAESHVDRSILDTRPFIRTNVLGTQTLLDAAVAGKVTRFVHVSTDEVYGSLPLDRRELRFTEESAIKPNSPYSASKAASDMLVRAAHHTFGLDTCITRCSNNFGPYQFPEKVIPLFVTNLLEDKKVPLYGDGLNVRDWIHVEDHCEAVLAVLERGKPGEVYNIGADNEQSNLDLTRSLLHILGKGDEFIRHVEDRLGHDRRYAIDSSKIQSELGWNATRSQWPDALIKTVDWYVKNPGWWQRIKSGAYREFHETLYANRGPAAPLASPASASA, from the coding sequence ATGTTCTCACGCATCCTCGTCACCGGCGGCAGCGGCTTCATCGGCTCCAACTTCGTGCGCCATGTCCTCGCCGCACGCCCGCAAACGCACATCACGAACCTCGACGCGCTCACCTACTCCGGCAACGCCGAGAATCTCCGTGACCTCGAGGGAAATCCACGTTACTCATTCGTTCACGCCGACATCTGCGATACCGAAACGATCCGCCCGTTCGTCGCCAAGGCCGACGCGATTGTCCACTTCGCCGCCGAATCGCACGTCGATCGATCGATCCTCGATACCCGCCCATTCATTCGCACCAATGTTCTGGGCACCCAAACCCTGCTCGACGCCGCCGTCGCCGGCAAAGTGACAAGGTTCGTGCACGTGAGCACCGACGAGGTCTACGGCAGCCTGCCGCTCGATCGCCGCGAACTCCGCTTCACCGAAGAATCCGCGATCAAGCCCAACAGCCCCTACTCCGCGAGCAAGGCCGCGAGCGACATGCTCGTCCGCGCTGCGCACCACACGTTCGGCCTCGACACCTGCATCACGCGCTGCTCCAACAACTTCGGGCCCTATCAGTTCCCCGAAAAAGTCATCCCGCTTTTTGTTACGAATCTCCTCGAGGACAAGAAGGTCCCGCTCTACGGCGACGGGCTCAATGTCCGCGATTGGATCCACGTCGAAGACCACTGCGAAGCGGTGCTCGCCGTCCTCGAACGAGGCAAGCCCGGCGAGGTCTACAACATCGGCGCCGACAACGAGCAGTCGAATCTCGATCTCACCCGTTCGCTCCTCCACATCCTGGGCAAAGGCGACGAATTCATCCGTCACGTTGAAGATCGCCTCGGCCACGACCGCCGCTACGCGATCGATTCATCCAAGATCCAAAGCGAACTCGGCTGGAACGCGACTCGCTCACAATGGCCCGACGCGCTGATCAAGACGGTCGACTGGTACGTGAAGAATCCTGGCTGGTGGCAGCGAATCAAAAGCGGCGCGTATCGGGAGTTTCACGAAACTTTGTACGCAAATCGTGGCCCGGCAGCCCCACTCGCAAGCCCAGCTTCTGCAAGCGCTTAA
- a CDS encoding sigma-70 family RNA polymerase sigma factor yields the protein MMSIGTMKQSEACETDDAALLARLRTGEERAFDELTDLAAGRMLAVARKMMPNEADAEEAVQDAFLNAFRGLAAFDGRSKLTTWLHQITVNSCLMKLRSKRRRPETSIEAMLPAFQSDGHQVRSSERWAEVDESTLERHEIKTLVRAKIEELPEQYRVILMLRDVSGLDTEETARTLGVTLDTVRTRLHRARQALKTLLDPYFESGRAE from the coding sequence ATGATGTCCATAGGAACGATGAAGCAGAGCGAGGCGTGCGAAACAGATGATGCCGCGTTGCTCGCGCGGCTGCGGACGGGCGAAGAGCGCGCGTTCGATGAATTGACGGATCTGGCTGCCGGCCGCATGCTCGCGGTCGCGCGGAAGATGATGCCGAACGAGGCGGATGCGGAAGAGGCGGTGCAGGACGCATTCCTGAATGCTTTCAGGGGCCTGGCGGCATTCGATGGGCGATCGAAACTGACCACATGGCTGCATCAGATCACGGTGAATTCGTGCCTGATGAAATTGCGGAGCAAGCGCCGCCGGCCCGAAACTTCGATCGAGGCGATGCTCCCGGCGTTTCAGTCGGATGGACACCAGGTGCGATCGAGCGAGCGGTGGGCCGAAGTTGACGAATCGACACTGGAGCGCCACGAAATCAAGACATTGGTGCGTGCGAAGATCGAGGAATTGCCGGAGCAGTATCGGGTGATTCTCATGCTGCGGGATGTTTCGGGCCTCGACACCGAAGAGACCGCGAGAACGCTTGGTGTCACCCTCGATACGGTGCGCACAAGGCTTCATCGCGCGCGGCAGGCGCTCAAGACGCTGCTCGATCCGTACTTTGAATCGGGTCGCGCGGAATAG
- a CDS encoding sigma 54-interacting transcriptional regulator gives MAIRARQRMTGDIPKHLDPAATPELLKEDSALATLLRSVAAASGDERFRRMAQCLAEALSVKYAIVAQFDAAKQSAKSLAFWAGDKFLDNVEWPIAGTPCERVLGGKFSLYPKDTAKLFPLDTPLAEMGVESYLGVPLLEQKGAVLGHVFVMDTKPMPPEPRHLALFQIFAALAAGELARVRLEKSLIESEDRFRDLFDEAPIAYVHEGVDSRFIRANRAAMRILGIRPDQIEGTYGKSFVPDTPEAQQRLKAAFESIGRGTDTSGVVLELRRKDNGKPVWIQWWSKPDPSGMYTRTMFVDITDRVLMEQEQARLKAQNRFLSEEIKASHNFDEIVGSSTGLIKVLENVERVAPTDSTVLIQGETGTGKELIARAIHERSQRKNGPFVKVNCAALPAGLVESEFFGHEKGAFTGAVNARRGRFELADGGTIFLDEVGEVAPDVQVKLLRVLQENEFERVGGSETVRVNVRVIAATNRDLAADVKSQKFRADLFFRLSVFPISVPPLREQIPDIPILASYFVTQIAASLGKKFDEIDGATMERLLRYGWPGNIRELRNLLERAAILCDGRVLRLSENDLPGAGDAGAVEAKSASLEEVEKQHILAVLAQTEGAIAGPKGAAKILGLAPSTLRSRMDRLGIKA, from the coding sequence ATGGCGATACGGGCGCGACAACGGATGACCGGGGACATTCCAAAGCATCTTGACCCTGCGGCGACGCCGGAACTCCTGAAAGAGGATTCTGCGCTGGCGACACTTTTGAGGAGCGTCGCGGCGGCGTCGGGCGATGAGCGATTCCGGCGGATGGCGCAGTGCCTGGCGGAAGCGCTGAGTGTCAAGTATGCGATCGTCGCGCAGTTCGATGCGGCGAAGCAATCCGCGAAGTCGCTGGCGTTCTGGGCGGGGGACAAATTCCTCGACAATGTGGAGTGGCCGATCGCGGGCACGCCGTGCGAGCGCGTGCTTGGCGGGAAGTTCAGTTTGTATCCGAAGGACACCGCGAAACTGTTTCCGCTGGATACGCCGCTGGCGGAGATGGGAGTCGAGAGCTATCTGGGTGTGCCGCTGCTCGAACAGAAGGGGGCGGTGCTCGGGCACGTGTTTGTGATGGACACCAAGCCGATGCCGCCGGAGCCTCGGCATCTGGCGCTCTTTCAGATTTTCGCGGCGCTGGCGGCGGGAGAGCTCGCGCGGGTGCGGTTGGAGAAATCGCTGATCGAGAGCGAGGACCGATTCAGGGATCTCTTTGATGAGGCACCGATCGCATATGTGCATGAAGGGGTCGATTCACGGTTCATTCGCGCGAATCGCGCGGCGATGCGGATACTCGGAATTCGGCCGGATCAGATCGAAGGCACGTACGGCAAGAGCTTTGTGCCCGACACGCCTGAGGCGCAGCAGCGTTTGAAGGCGGCGTTCGAGTCGATCGGACGCGGCACGGATACGAGCGGCGTCGTGCTCGAACTGCGGCGGAAGGACAACGGAAAGCCGGTGTGGATCCAGTGGTGGTCGAAGCCGGATCCGAGCGGGATGTACACGCGCACGATGTTCGTCGATATCACGGACCGCGTGCTGATGGAGCAGGAGCAGGCGCGGCTCAAGGCGCAGAACAGGTTTCTCAGCGAAGAGATCAAGGCGAGCCACAATTTCGATGAGATCGTGGGGAGCAGCACGGGATTGATCAAGGTGCTCGAGAACGTGGAGCGGGTCGCGCCGACGGATTCGACGGTTTTGATTCAGGGAGAGACCGGAACAGGAAAGGAATTGATCGCGCGGGCGATCCATGAACGCAGCCAGAGGAAGAACGGACCGTTTGTCAAGGTAAACTGCGCAGCTTTGCCGGCGGGGCTTGTCGAGAGCGAGTTTTTCGGGCACGAGAAGGGCGCTTTTACGGGCGCTGTGAACGCACGTCGCGGCAGGTTCGAGCTTGCCGACGGGGGAACTATTTTTCTGGATGAGGTGGGAGAGGTGGCGCCGGATGTTCAGGTGAAGCTGCTGCGCGTCTTGCAAGAGAACGAATTCGAACGGGTCGGCGGATCGGAGACGGTGCGGGTGAATGTGCGTGTGATCGCGGCGACGAATCGGGATTTGGCGGCGGACGTGAAGTCGCAGAAATTCCGCGCGGACCTGTTCTTTCGGTTGAGTGTCTTCCCGATCAGTGTGCCGCCACTGCGGGAGCAGATCCCGGACATCCCGATCCTGGCGTCGTACTTTGTGACGCAGATCGCGGCGTCACTCGGTAAGAAATTCGACGAGATCGACGGCGCGACGATGGAGCGCCTGCTGCGCTATGGATGGCCTGGGAATATCCGCGAGTTGAGAAACCTGCTGGAGCGTGCGGCGATCTTGTGCGATGGGCGCGTGCTGAGGCTCAGCGAGAACGATCTTCCCGGGGCTGGGGATGCCGGCGCGGTCGAGGCAAAGTCTGCGTCGCTCGAGGAAGTGGAGAAGCAGCACATCCTGGCGGTGTTGGCACAAACCGAGGGTGCAATCGCCGGCCCGAAAGGCGCGGCGAAGATTCTCGGGCTCGCGCCGAGCACGCTGCGGAGCCGGATGGATCGCCTCGGGATCAAGGCCTGA
- a CDS encoding thiolase family protein, which yields MSTANTIPVILAAKRTPIGKFFGGLSKVPSPVLGSYALKAALDAVPGAAGAVDEVIMGCVLQAGLGQNPARQAALKAGLPDTMSAQTINKVCGSGLQAVMLAAQSIKAGDNQIVGAGGFENMTAAPHFARVREGVKYGPAAMEDHMAYDGLRCAFEACAMGNSADHIARKFEISRAEQDRFAVQSHQRAAEATKNGWFKNEIVALTGELCLDKKSPGVSADEGIRADTSIDSVGKLRPAFEKDGTVTAANASQISDGAAALIVASLAKAEQLGVKPIAKIIAYHTSGVAPKDIFAAPIEGIKGALAKAKLSAKDIDLFEINEAFAAQILCNVKGLLSAGHEIPESKLNITGGGIALGHPIGASGARVLTTLIHQLHRTGGKRGVAALCLGGGNSVAMVVEV from the coding sequence ATGTCCACCGCGAACACGATCCCCGTCATCCTTGCCGCCAAACGCACACCGATCGGGAAGTTCTTTGGTGGACTGTCGAAGGTGCCTTCGCCGGTGCTGGGGTCGTACGCGTTGAAGGCGGCGCTGGATGCGGTTCCGGGCGCGGCCGGCGCGGTTGATGAGGTGATCATGGGGTGCGTGCTGCAGGCGGGGCTCGGACAGAATCCGGCGCGGCAGGCGGCGTTGAAGGCGGGGCTGCCCGACACGATGAGCGCGCAGACGATCAACAAGGTGTGCGGCAGCGGATTGCAGGCGGTGATGCTGGCGGCGCAGTCGATCAAGGCGGGGGATAACCAGATTGTCGGTGCGGGCGGATTCGAGAACATGACGGCGGCGCCGCACTTTGCGCGGGTGCGCGAGGGCGTGAAGTACGGCCCGGCGGCGATGGAAGACCACATGGCGTACGACGGGCTGCGCTGCGCGTTCGAGGCGTGTGCGATGGGGAACAGCGCGGACCATATCGCGCGGAAGTTTGAGATTTCACGTGCAGAGCAAGATCGGTTCGCGGTGCAGAGCCATCAGCGGGCGGCGGAGGCGACGAAGAACGGTTGGTTCAAGAACGAGATCGTCGCGCTGACGGGTGAGCTGTGTCTGGATAAAAAGTCGCCGGGCGTCAGCGCGGATGAGGGGATTCGCGCGGATACGAGCATCGACAGCGTGGGCAAGTTGCGTCCCGCCTTTGAAAAAGACGGAACGGTGACGGCGGCGAACGCCAGCCAGATTTCGGATGGCGCGGCGGCGCTGATCGTCGCGAGCCTCGCGAAGGCGGAGCAACTGGGCGTGAAGCCGATCGCGAAGATCATCGCGTATCACACCAGCGGCGTGGCGCCGAAGGACATTTTCGCGGCGCCGATTGAAGGGATCAAGGGCGCGCTGGCGAAAGCGAAGTTGAGCGCGAAGGACATCGACCTATTCGAGATCAACGAGGCGTTCGCGGCGCAGATCCTGTGCAATGTGAAGGGGCTGCTCTCGGCGGGGCACGAAATCCCGGAGAGCAAGCTGAACATCACCGGCGGCGGCATCGCGCTTGGGCACCCGATCGGGGCGAGCGGTGCGCGCGTGCTGACAACGCTGATTCACCAGTTGCACCGGACGGGCGGGAAGAGAGGCGTTGCGGCGCTGTGTCTGGGCGGGGGCAATAGCGTGGCGATGGTGGTGGAGGTTTGA